From the genome of Anopheles funestus chromosome 2RL, idAnoFuneDA-416_04, whole genome shotgun sequence:
TTGCTATAGTTAGCTTAGTAgtgttttgtatctttttttcttcttcttgtaaaGTGGTTCCTTTGGACCGTTCGCGTATGTATAAATGATGCGCATAtacttttgtgttgtgttattCGTTTGTTACAGCGTCGTATACAATGTGTGTTTTAGTAGATCAAACCATCCCGATATAACAACTGATTGCAgctctttgttttcttcatatAACCGACAGGTAGCATAAAGATATTCTTTTTCCTGAAGCATAATCTTGTTGCTGCCTTTCTATGCGTTAGTTTCTACACACCAACAACAGTGGTAATAAGCACATCGaggtttatcattttttttacaatttctacCTTCCTCAGTACACCATTAAACCTAGTGATTGCTTTTAGCAAAACTCATTTATAATACTTTCTTAAATGCAGTTTTGTGGGGCTCGCTTTTTGTGCCGAAGGGGGGATGTTTTATAGCTAGATTTTATCTCGCGCACCTCGGGAGTACAGTGGTACAGCATCTTTTCTGTACCTCCTTTTTGTTGCGCTATAGAACATTGTTCAATAGATACAGTTTACATACCACAGCGTCAGATTTTATCAGTGAAATTGTGTCCAGTTTTGGTATCGCGAAggtgaacaaacaaaagtccGCATGTGGAatgtatctctctctctctccttgcaaattacattttcttccatcgGTTGAGTctcgttttatatttttacattaataCTAACTATACAAACATTGAGACTGTTCTGTCTCACGAAAACTAAGTGTGGCTTTGTGGAGAGAGATGGAAACATTGTGAAATCAGCTTTCGATAAACAAAATCCTATACCTTCGCCTAATCAGTACACACAAGATGGAACCATCAATGGTCGTCGGCTTTAACTGTATaggtgctgggcaacgagcgctgacaacaagatgacaaatttttcaagtgacaaaaacagcttgtcaactgcgaaaaatagtttttttcgtggccgtgcacacatttgtacactttgtcaaaacatagcaacccatgattgacaaaatcttcatcatcttcaacgtACACGAAAATTCAACGCGATGGAAGCAGTTTTACAGTAATTtaggctttaaattaattaattaagatgGTCTGTGTCCTTGCAGGGATGAAATACAGTTAattcaacaaatgaaaacaccGCAATGGTCAGCAATTCACGATATATGAAcgtcaaaattttgtcaactttttgtcaccattcttgtcaacatttttcgtggattttccacaaaataaaattttgtcaaaagctcaaaaaagtgacaaaagctccgttttgacaaatttttcacctttttgtcagcgctcgttgcccagcacctTATCGTTCAAATTTTACCGTTTGAGTTCAGTGCTTCGTTCGAATGAAACGCCTCTAATCGTGGCCACTAGatagacacacatacacgtataAACACAGCATTTGTTTCGTTCGGTCAGTTCAACAAGTTTACACATTATCGTGCTCATTGTTCGCAATGAATTGGGCCGAACAGCGGTTATCCTTTTTGCTGTTAGTGCGTTGCTGTACCGTCCGGCAGATCCAGGCAAACAGGACCACTAGCACTAGCAACAGTGTTGCCATTACGTAGACCAGCATCGATAGCTGAGTGTCCGTTATTGCCGTCACTTCAACGGGCGAGAGCAGCACGCTAAGGTTAAGCTTTTGGGCCGAATTGCCCGACACTATCTGGCACCGGTAGCGGCCATAGTGTTTCGTCTGGATGTTCGGTATCCGCAGATAGGATCCAATGATTTGTCCTTCTTCCCTGTGAACCGAGAATAGAAAACGGTGAAAAGGTTAGTGATGCCGTTGAAGAGGACGTGATGAGGACGAAAATGATCGACCATAACGCTCAAAAGTGCACTAATCCAAAATCCACTGATGGTGTTGGAAGCAGTAGAACTTTTTCGTTAATGAACAATctatcgctctctctctctctatttatcTCTTTCGTTCGAGCAATTAACAGTCATTagaagcatcatcatcatccgtgaACGGTTGCACTAATGTGCAACTCCTTGTCTGTAGCCAAAAGCACGCTTACCTAGTCACGTTCACCTGCGTACTATCTTCAACCATTTCCGGGCGGTcgtcaaacatttttttccatacgATCTCGTTGGTTGCGTCCGGCAGGTAAAGGTTGCCGACAAACGCTTCACAGTAGAATCGGCCACTTTCGCCCACGCTCACCATTAGATCCTTTGGCCGAAAGGTAGGCATCGGGTTGTCTAATTtatctaaaataaataaagcagaCATTTGCCCGCTTAGTTGGTGCGTGTTCGCTCCGGATAATGGAGAATGTGCAGTCTGCATAATGGACAGGTTGCCTTACCCTGTAACCGCAGTTCGATTTCATGTTTGATTGCGTGCGTTTCGTTTCGCAGTATGCAGCTGTAGTTACCGATGTCATTCTTCTCCAGCGTGCGACTGTAGATCGTTTGGTTGGCGGCCTCCGGATACACGATGAACGATGAAACTTCATTGCTCCATGGATGTGGCTGATTGTTTTTGAACCTGCAAACAAGGAAggaatgattattttaaaaaaaaagctttcatcGTGCTGTGCTGGAAAGGATTACATAAGGATTGGACTGTAAAATTAGCAATTTCGTATcataaaataatcattaattttaaacgaaGTTCCCGTACATGAACCGATGTACATGTTAAAGTATGCACAACGTATGTATCATCTTGTTACGGGCATCCCGATTAACACAATTGGTCAATTATCGCCTTTTTATCAATCACAGGCTTTCAACAAtaacctacaaaaaaaaaaacacacacatttaatAAATCACAAAAAGGTACTTAAGTGCGTGCagacagaaaacaaaaaatgcaaaccaaaaGCGTTACGGTGATGGTACCGTCGATTTTCCGATGTTTAATCCAGTGtttgtacgtgtgtatgtgctttGATTGGAAAATTTACACCACTTctagaaataaagaaacaccAATAACATAACGTGAAGTGTATCAACTTTCCCCAATTTCCATCCCCCGCTTCGCAGCGTACAATTTGACGTgttgaaataataatgatttatCATAGTCATTGCGCGAGTTCCACGAACTGGTGGGTGTCCAAAaacgaaaggtaaaaaaaaataggaaaactcAGGAACAACACAACTTCTCAAAAGCTAGGgcataaaaatttcataattataATTGCAAGCATACGACAGCCGCTTCTCGTACGTTTTCGGCCCTTTTCCCCCAGTTATGCCGATGGTTCGAGATTTCGGGTATCGGGTATCTTCCATTGCCGGTAGTATTACTAATTAATTAGAGTAATTTGAGCACGCTGCTAGAAAGCTCATCGGTTAGagtttccatttgtttgtgatttgttcgtttgttctttttttttaattcgtgcTAGAGGTTTTCGGgaatttgaaatttgttttcatcatttgAGTGCCGAAATGCATTGTATTATGGGAAGTTTATTTCTCTCAGTTGCAATGTAGCTTTACCAGAagcttctgtttgtttgttgaccgGAAGCGCAGCATACAATTTCTGGCAGTGCGCATACAAAATGGTTTCTCAAAATCAATTATTATATCAGGTACAGGAATGAGCTTCAATACTACGAATGTTCTATAACTGTACTTGTTCCGAGATAGAAACATGCCGACTCACTCGCATATTAACTCGCCCGTTGATGTGCAGTCACTGTAAAGAACTAATTATGGTACATTTTGTAATGCTGTCATCGTACCGATATGAAACTGTaatattgaaatataattCGATTGAAAAGCAGCAAATAAATTGATCTTCCATCTACCCGTATACAGCTATTTGCGTATAAATGTATTTCTACGTATTCATAAACCGTGGCCATACCCGTGAACCGGGTATGAAAATAAACGTTTCCAAGAATTAATCTAATGACATAAACTCAGTTACCACGTACCACGTACATGAGAGTGCAGTTTCCTAAACCATCTATCCGATTCTATTGATTGCagaaaaaatatggaaatttaaaacatatcgttttttgcttgttggtggaaaattcgTTACTAGAGCAAATATTCCACAGCGATGCGAAGACAAACACCATCCAGTTCTCTACATGTAAAGGTACACTGAAAGTTTCTAtatggttttaaaatttatgcaGAATTTTGCAAGAGATTTAGCACATCTACAACAGTagatattgtaaaaaaattttcgcggaaagaaaaagcttatttggaaaatattgaaccaaactaaaccaaaaacctGAAGACCAAAAATATTATGATTATGGGTCTTGTACGACAGTATTGTTATAAAATCTCGTCCCGATCGTTCTCCCATAGTAAGGATTGATTATTCTGCTTCGtagcaaaaattaattcaattatgaTAGGTCATTATGGCaaccagaagaaaaagaattgaaaatttaaaaaaatcaatctcaTAGTTCTATGAACTAAGTACAATGTTACATTAGATATTCCTTCGACCCAATCAACAACACTTCtctaatatttatatatattatttttgtaaaaaaaaattgtaatttttttctaccGCACTTAATCTGCTGGTCTTATTTCTCATGTATATATTTTCGCTTCATTTTAGTGATAATGCACTGAAATGTTATGCTTTTGAACACTTTGATTAGTTTAAACAGTTacacttttgtttcattaagcAACTCGAACACCCGTATGGCAACGTAGAAAATGATTCGTCTAAACAGCACCGCCATTATCATCTCGGAACGATGCAATTCTGCATCAACACAAATTGCACGAAGCGAAGGAAGCGCCAACCGGCTGGACAGTATTCAACTCTGTTCAGCATTCATATGCAGGCAcctaacacacaaacaaactaaGAGGCCTTGCCGTGCGGTGTTTGTGCATTGATTTGCATAATAAACATACACCGcgacaaaataacaaaagccGCATGCCATGCAGCGGTAGTTTGGCCCATTCGGCCGTGAAATCACCAGCGGTATCATCCACACAGGGACACCGAGGACGAACCTAAAAAAACCACATAAAGCAAGTTAGAATTTGCCCACTTGGTAGACGCTTTGTAGAAGGCCACCCGACACCAACGCTTTGAAGCAACTCTGCCATAGTAATGTCGAGATGGGTCCTGCATTTCCTATCACAGTCTGCACTGAAGAAGTAGGAATTTGCGTAGAATATTTGCATTCGATGCTACACGAATATATGAATCCGGAGGAAAGGGTGATATGCTGCCGCACCGTCAGCTGGCATTTTTTCGCAGCTTCGTGTTCCCCCGTTATCGGTTGTCCGTCATCTTTCCAAGGAATTCTCCGCGGCGCAAGATGCGTGGTCCGTGTCGCGACATAACAATCCTTGGGAAATGGTCTTATTATGATAGTTGCTTgctggttggttttgtttcgacaATTCGAATGCAATAATATCCCATCGTTGCATCCGGGAAATCTACCATCGGCAGACGGAACAGTTTACTGAGCTTTGTTGCTTGTGTGTGCTGAGCATTGCATCGGGACCGTAATGCAAAGAGATCGTAAGCAGTTTGTAGGATAAAGCAAGACAATAGCAAGGAAAGAGATTTAATAAGGATTCCAGCGAATGGAGCACCATAATGTTCCACTTGATAGCGAATCAAGTATTCtgttatgaaaataaatattcctcACAGCTCGTGAGCTCTCGGCATGTGCGGATACCTTCGTTGTTGAACGCAGACGAAGCAGATGCCAATCCAAAAATCCCGTCAGTCATCAACCTTGGGGTGGCGGCAGCGGTGAGCGAATCATTTTGTATTGTCTGATACACAGTAAGCACACGAAAGCAAGCGTGAGAAGTGTGAGAATTGGAACTTGATCCAGAAACCACCGTTGTCCACCACATCGCAGGAACCCGATCCTGCAGCGTACGTGCTGGACATGGAATCTGGTGGTTTTGAGGTTTAGCCGGTACTGAATAATGTGAGGCATACCATCATTTTACCCAACTCCTCCTCGGTAAATGGCTCAGGTGATGGTACTAAATCGGCATCGTGAACGAATGGTAACACACAGCGAAACAGGCCGTGGGGTCAGGAAGAAATAGGACGGATCCGATTACATCAGTTACTGTTTGCCAACTACTTTTCGCCACATTCGCCGTGACGTTGGGAATGGTAGAAGACCCAGCCGCTTCTGTTATGATGTGTCTGTCAGGGGGATTGGGTTAACTTCTCACCagccaccaaacaaacaatgtgTGAGAGGGTATTGTGATCCGCTCCACGATGTAGCCCCTTCCGCGTCTTTAAGTTGACACTTTCGGTGCCAATAATGACGGTCAATGAGTGAAAGACATTCGTTTCCTGTGGGGGTCTAGCACGCACGGCATCAGGTAACCCGATATTTCCCCTCGTAAGCCTTGTGTCGGCAGATTGGATACGTGGTGCTGGCAGAAAACGTAGCGGCAGGTGAGCTGTCTCAAAGTGGTCCTAATAACATGGGgattctctttttttacattaccaATACTTGCCAGGTATCTGTAAACGAGAAAATCTCCGTAAACACCCAGCCGGAGCAGCAGCGGAAAGTTGAAGGTTTGCCGTTTTTTGCTCCAACTCCCAACTCTGGGAAGAATGTCTCCAAAACAGCAGGCAGTGTTCTTTGTTTGAAGGGTTTCGTGGTGGTTCAAAGGGAACCGATCGAGAGAATTCAAACGGCGGCGATATCCAATTTCCGATCGAACGCTTCCTGACACAATGGTCGCCGTCGCCTCGCTCGTCTGTTGTAAGCATACCTTGAGACTTGCAGGCGGGCATTGCCCACTCGTTTGCTACTGCGGGCAGAACTAGCGGCAACACCACAATAAGAGGGATATGCAATGATGGCTTTGCCTGTGTTGCCGAACACCGTCAGGGATATCATTTTTACGAACGTGTAACTACCATCCTAAGCTAGCGAAACAAGGTGCAGCTCGCATTCTTAGGAATCTCTCCGAACTACCTTTTTTCTGCTCTCCAAACCTCAATGTCAACTGGCGCCCCGATGCCGACTGTTGAAAGACGTGTATAATGCAGAATTCTAGCCCGAGATCCCCCCTCTGCCGGGGTGTGCCTATCTCTCACACCACCGTAAAACAATCGTTACGATCGGAAAGCTATAACTAACGAGTTAATTAGCAGTGGCGCAGATCAGCGCATGGATCGTTTGTTGAACGAGGGTGTGTGGAGGCGTTCCTGGAATCGGGAAACcggttagcaaaaaaaaaccagccacCCTCGGTGTATGATCTCGTACGTAACGCAGTCTTTATTAGGTGATGAGGTGATGAGATGATGAGATGATGAGGTTTGTTGGAAATTTATAACTAGGGAAGTAATACAAATGCTATTTAACGAAGAAAAcgttaaccaaaaaaaatgcatcttcTGATTCGTGCGCTATCGTGATCTCATGGTCTTATGCTTCGACCACTAAACCACTAAGTGCTACGGCGATTCCTGGAACAGCGGATGGATGTaggttaaataaaacataaacaaacacacattgaTGTAAACAATAAACTACCCTTCAACCCCCTCCCCAGCCCCCACCCAAGCAGTTGGTTTGATCTGGTACCATCATTCACGCTGCATTGCGAGCGGCTGGCTGTAAGCAGCAATGGTGATTATAATTTGTTTCGCGGAATTTTTGCGTTTGCACACATCGGTGATAGATAGATGCCGCCGTGTCCGAGTAAAAGATTGACGTTATCGTTTCGTAGTAAAATTCGAATCAAACATTGTGGACGTTACGAGCGTGTCTGATAACGCACAAGGTACCGCCGTGGCTTATCACATATTCGTCTAAAGAATTGCGCGACTTCTTAAACGGAAAAATTATGCTGGTACAGCGGGGGGTGGGTAAAGCAGCCTTTGCACTtcttaaaaacacatttgcccAATTCAACAACATTGGGAATGCAATACAGTAAACACTTGACGTACGCATGCGCTTCTATCGCTTCTATCCAGTGGTTCCAACCATATCGGATGATCTCTACACTCTTACCGGCGTTCCGTAATCCTCACGCAGTCGGTATCTAACAATGTGTAATTTGGCGAAGAAAGCGTTTTCTTGGAACGATAAGGTTCCTCGGAATTGAAACGGGCATCGATTTCGCCATATCTCTATGCCCAGTAGTGGTGTTCAGATAAGTTCCATCCAACTGTGACGTCGAtcgatattttttcttcattactAGTGCGAGTCACTATTGAAACTACTTCATGGCTTCGTTAGTTCATGTTGTGCTTATTATGAATAGTTTGGGTTATTAGGGACTGGAGTTCATTTGTACCAATTACACAGATTGTTGGTTGGGAGCTAGCAGGAGACAAGACGAGTCAGTtgtaaaaatatcttcaaGGTCATATTCTCAAACACAGTTGGTGGGTGACCAAGTTTTCCAACTACATATACTGTCCTCTTCGTACAGGGCATATATTGAGTATCTGTTACTTATCAGTTCACAATCATAGTTCGGTTACTGATAGTAGTTTTAGCCGAAGTTCATTTTGAAACACAAGGGATCACAAGAATTCAATCTTAATTTCAACTCGTTGAATGCAATTTCAGCTTTTGATATTGAAGTGATATTGAAGACATGGATAATGTCATTCCGAAATGAAGTCATCCACATCGATTGCATAATTGTCGTACCGCaactaaaaaccaaaaccttcACCAATGTACATGAAGCTCATCTAATTGATTTGCTGTATACGATGCTGAATGGTCACCGTATTGTTGTGCGAAAGTGTACCAAGCTCTTTGTAACAGTTGTCAAAGCACTCGACAAGATGGACGACCGACTGGCCAGCATCAGCTATACATGATGGGACAGAATTTCCGAGAAGCTGTTAATAGTGTATTGCTCGGTTTCATatgtttttcgattttgaaCAACCGGTACACGTTTCCGGCTTGACATACATAAAAGCCTTGTAGTCTCCAACAACGTACTGGATAGGTAGATGCATTTTGGAAACCAATACATGCATTAGCTgactaactttttcgttcCCATTACAAACAGTATGAGCCTGTGGTCCGTTTCGTGTAACGCTACAAGCctatttagaaaaaaacactaatgGATTGTGCATTAAAGCAAGTACATAAAATAAGGGTTACAATTACTGAGTATAACAAGAATAGTAAGtactttcagtttttttttcattcagtCGGTGTGTGCAACGGTTCTCTTCCACCAACTGGAAATTAAAACATGAAGGTACACATCCGTATGTTGCCGATGGATTTAACTCTTCTTTAAAATCTTCATGTTTTCCGGGACTGACGGCAACTGGACTCATCCACAAATAAACCACACCGTCAAGCCCGAAAACACGCCAAGTGTTTTGaagcgataaaaataaaaggaccCAAAATACGGGGTTACATATCACGACCTGGCAGGTCGCACACCTAATTGGGTCTCTCATTATCTCGTTTCTGAGGATTGAATTTCATAACTTCATGACGAAAAACGCTTCCCCCAATTCGTGGAATACTTGAAATCTGTCATGGGAATACCGGCTGCATCTTTTGTGTGGTCCGAGCCGGTCTCGTATAGATCTTACGGGTGTAGTTGCAAGTCAAACTCATCCACGGCCAGACAGACAGAAGCATAATGAAGAGAGAAAGGAAATCATCAGAAATGTGTTCTTGTTTTACTGCTCATGCAGCAATTGTTTCTGTGGTGGGATATATTGAATATATGGTTTCAACAATTCTAAAACAACCCCGAAACACTGGGACGTTCTCGGGAACTACAGCCAAGTACATACCCACCCATATGCCCAAGAGATCGCTGGCGTGCAAACAAGCACAGCCTGATTTTGGCGGATGCGAAtttcgaaaatgtttcttAACTATGGCTTTTTCTTGCTGACTAATCATACTACTAATCATGCTGACTAGCTTATTAGCTTGTGGTGATGATATGGTACCAACAGACGTACAGCTTTAGTGGTTCGTCAATTTAGAAGTGGAACCAATTCTACGGAACAGTAAATTAGCAATCTACACCCAAACGAACCAAACGATACAACATAATGCAGTCAAATGGATGATGATTATGTCGAATTTCGTGCTCATTGTGGATCGTTTCATGTTATGTGCGAGATTCCGTCTTTCCATTTTGTCGGCAGTGATGCAGACTAACCTGACCATCACGGATGTGCGATGggcaaactttttttatcatgAGTGTATTAGAAATTCGTACCGAATGGTCGCGAAACAAAAATGCGAAGAGACAACGCGCGTCAACTGATTGTCATCATTATCAGCAGATAATGATCCCATGGGGATTGTAGTTTTGCGCTCCTGGCTTCGTGGTATCCATCCGGTAAAGGATGTTCGGCATTGTCAGCAGCATCAGAATGTGTTGAGTCATGTGCTTTGAAATCGGACCTAAAATACTCCGACCGCAGGGATGTTATTGCGGTAGACTCAAGatcccacaaacacacacgtatCTTTGCAAAAACCCCAACACTCTCTCGATTACACACGGTTGGCTTCCATGGATGCAACATCATCCCTTTGGGCCGTGTCCGAGAATTCCCTTGAGGGTCTTCCCGCGAACAAAATGATCGTTACCCTTTTCTGCGCGCTCAACGGTCCTACACCGGGTTgcgcgttgttttgctttcgtttaatGCTCCGGTTCCGTCCCCCGACTCGAATTTCGGTCAgtctaaaacaaaagaacggCGAGCAATAACCAGACCAAGAAGAGACCATTTTCTCCAATTCTAACGTCTCCTTCTTTCTTGCCGTTTGGTTTGACCCTGAAGAAACTCCAGAGAAAACTGAAaggagaacgaaaaaaaaaacgttggaaGAAGATTGCACCAAGATGATGATTATGGTCCAACAGTTTGAGGTTCTCGTTTCTGGTGCTTCCACACTATTTAATGTGCAACACGAAAGAACTCGTACAGACAGGAGGGAACGTACCCATAGTCGAGATTCCTGGAAATATTGCCCATTCAAATCTCGCATCATCTCGGAGAGTGTGAGAAATACCGCAGGTCTTGCGGACATTGGCTCAGGCGACTGTCCGGTGGAGTTGAGCAACGGCGCCGGGGGAGCGTCAAATGCGCACGGTAAGTACTACCCTTGTTTCTGTAGCCCCGAACGGATCGGCATTTGCTTTGACGTACGTACACGATGGTACTAGATGTCCACATGCACTGAACATGGTTTGGTGCTTGAGAAGGTGAGATTTTTACGGGAaggtaaagaaagaaaaaaaaaacattcaacataaTGTCTTCCGCCTTTGGTCCATCAAAGCATTGTCACATTCCCCAATTCTTGGATTCCACTTTTTAGATGGAACTCTATCGGTGACAACAATGAATACCGACGCACGTGGAGGCTATGATGGATTAGATTCCGTTTTGCGCTTACTCTTCATGTACAATCGATTCTCGTGCCATAAATATCTTACCTGAAATGAAACGAAGGATGGAAAGGGAAACATTAGACGTTTTGGGTCGTGAAACAAAATATGCAAGAAAATGTGCAAATAGATTAAATGGTTTATTAAtctttctttccctctctttctctatctatCTTTTGTCTTTTAGCTGAGATGGAATAGAAGTAATACTGAATGAAACGAAAGCACCAGAGAATGGAAACGCTACCCGGGTGTCCACAGGAAATGTCCAACATACTGTTCATTTCTGGTTTTTGTCCCTCGTTGATCCCATCTCACCACTCAACGCGAGAAAGGTATATTCTAGGTAGCCACCAGATGATTGCCGAATTCCACAGCCCATAAACCATACACACGCAAATCATGCCTGTACCATCAGAATGCCAAAAACTCCGGAAAGAAGTAACCACCACGTATGAAATGTGGTACAGACAACTCGCGCTAGTGGAAGTTATTCCGATGGCTAGCTTCGGTGAGGACACACCCGTCCCTCTGTCCTAGTCCTCGACCCTACCGGTGGATCTAATCTCGAGCACGAATCTTCATCACCGTCATCATTCTCATCGTCCTTCTTCCTTGAGATTGTGTGGCCCAAGAAGAATGGACACAAGAAGGGCCATTCTTCATTCTCAAAGCACCATATTCCGATCGATTCTTCTGCCGCATTGTATACACCGCCAGTTTACCTGCTTTGTAAGGAGCATA
Proteins encoded in this window:
- the LOC125761237 gene encoding fibroblast growth factor receptor 2-like — its product is MMMSARKRSSFSGCATNSSACTFLLLMMCVFIIVVVTVSAENHCTENRYEHSLNTHHLQFTKEIPDQEYGVLKKFKSLHCCGKGYRSIEWFKNNQPHPWSNEVSSFIVYPEAANQTIYSRTLEKNDIGNYSCILRNETHAIKHEIELRLQDKLDNPMPTFRPKDLMVSVGESGRFYCEAFVGNLYLPDATNEIVWKKMFDDRPEMVEDSTQVNVTREEGQIIGSYLRIPNIQTKHYGRYRCQIVSGNSAQKLNLSVLLSPVEVTAITDTQLSMLVYVMATLLLVLVVLFAWICRTVQQRTNSKKDNRCSAQFIANNEHDNV